A single genomic interval of Ignavibacteria bacterium harbors:
- the recJ gene encoding single-stranded-DNA-specific exonuclease RecJ, whose product MEKIWKLKRLHPEDGGKGYARFDTFINEVRNLNGKIKIPESIAKLLYMRGVTDYSKVFKFFKPTLDKLYDPSLMKGCDKATQRILQCIESKEKVMVLGDYDVDGIIGASMFSLFLKHNNVEVSVFIPNRINQEYGLSNYAIDEANSQGIELIVAIDCGITATNTVEYANEKGIQIIICDHHQPPDQLPEAFAIMDPIQQGCMYPFKHLCGTGVAFKLIQSVCKIKKDEKFAYSLLDFVAIATSSDIVPIIDENRILVNEGFNIINNKPRLSIKALIEKIGIKESKVNTSNIVFSLAPRINAVGRLGEASRAVDLLTSEDESVMTELATILDDENANRREIDKIITENAFELYEDEFKEANDYCIVLHNNDWHPGVISIVAARLVEKYNRPAIVLTTIKDSAKGSARSINGFNVYEALKKCESLLIQYGGHCHAAGLEIDVNNIDELRRRVNEIAKEELVKEKLRPEIEVDMEISFEEINPTFTKILSFFEPFGPGNPQPVFITRNVTIVDEVRYTKTDAHIFKISNKKSDKVWNAIQYNSKDFEGKITKDAVCDICYSIDKNFKNGYTKLVIKDIKIH is encoded by the coding sequence TTGGAAAAAATTTGGAAATTAAAACGACTTCACCCGGAAGACGGGGGAAAAGGATACGCCCGATTTGATACGTTTATTAATGAGGTTCGTAATCTTAACGGAAAAATAAAGATTCCGGAATCAATCGCGAAACTTCTTTACATGCGGGGAGTTACGGATTATTCAAAAGTCTTTAAATTTTTTAAACCTACATTAGACAAGCTCTACGATCCTTCATTGATGAAGGGTTGTGATAAAGCTACACAAAGAATACTTCAATGTATTGAATCAAAAGAAAAAGTAATGGTCTTAGGCGATTATGATGTTGATGGAATCATAGGCGCTTCAATGTTTTCACTTTTCTTAAAACACAATAATGTTGAGGTATCTGTATTTATCCCGAACAGAATTAATCAGGAATACGGCTTATCGAATTACGCAATAGATGAAGCGAATTCACAAGGTATAGAACTTATAGTTGCGATAGACTGCGGAATAACAGCAACTAATACAGTGGAATACGCGAATGAAAAGGGAATCCAGATAATAATATGCGATCATCACCAGCCTCCGGACCAGCTTCCGGAAGCATTTGCGATTATGGATCCAATACAACAAGGATGCATGTATCCGTTTAAGCATCTCTGCGGGACAGGTGTAGCATTCAAACTCATTCAATCAGTCTGCAAGATAAAAAAGGATGAAAAGTTTGCTTATTCACTTCTTGATTTTGTAGCCATTGCAACGTCATCTGATATTGTTCCGATAATAGATGAAAACCGCATACTTGTAAATGAGGGATTTAATATAATTAATAATAAACCCAGGCTTTCAATTAAAGCTCTTATAGAAAAGATAGGCATTAAAGAAAGCAAGGTAAATACATCTAATATAGTTTTTTCACTTGCACCAAGGATTAATGCAGTAGGAAGATTAGGAGAAGCGAGCAGAGCAGTTGATTTACTGACGAGTGAAGACGAATCTGTTATGACAGAGCTTGCGACAATTCTTGATGATGAAAATGCAAACCGTAGAGAAATTGACAAGATAATAACGGAAAACGCATTTGAGTTATATGAAGATGAATTCAAGGAAGCAAATGATTACTGCATTGTACTACACAACAACGACTGGCATCCAGGTGTAATCAGCATTGTGGCGGCACGACTGGTTGAAAAATACAATAGACCTGCTATTGTTCTCACAACGATAAAAGATTCAGCAAAAGGCAGTGCCCGCAGCATTAACGGATTCAACGTCTATGAAGCACTTAAGAAATGCGAATCATTACTGATACAATACGGCGGACACTGTCACGCCGCGGGACTTGAGATAGACGTAAATAATATTGATGAATTGAGAAGACGCGTTAATGAAATAGCCAAAGAAGAACTTGTGAAAGAGAAACTCCGACCGGAAATAGAAGTCGATATGGAAATAAGTTTTGAGGAAATAAATCCAACATTCACAAAGATACTATCTTTCTTTGAGCCGTTTGGTCCCGGAAATCCTCAGCCTGTTTTCATCACAAGAAATGTAACAATAGTAGATGAAGTAAGGTACACAAAAACAGATGCACACATATTCAAAATAAGTAACAAAAAATCAGATAAAGTATGGAATGCTATTCAGTATAATTCAAAGGATTTTGAAGGGAAAATAACAAAAGATGCTGTATGCGATATATGTTATTCAATAGATAAGAATTTCAAGAACGGCTATACCAAGCTTGTGATAAAAGACATAAAAATTCATTAA
- a CDS encoding LysM peptidoglycan-binding domain-containing protein — translation MKFHKLLVALLVLSLGLGVQLTAFAQDEEPEMTEEEWQKQMDENTALKTDLMGRLDQLSKDIDNLKKQNTEKDAAVVKAEEDLYASVGSTKSGVADFRKKFEAVEKKINGKQGNKEDAEKMFAEIEASKIKCLPEFYDRYKKMKAALAAWGPEKAAGYTVVKGDCLYKIAGKKEIYNNVKMWPVLWEANEKGVVSAPPRVPKTIKNPHWIYPGQVLSVPTLTADLQKKAEAKAKKYRYTRKRKSVTTTTTDTKKDEKKDVKKDVKKEEPKKEEKKK, via the coding sequence ATGAAATTTCATAAATTATTAGTAGCTTTACTAGTTCTCTCCTTAGGTCTAGGTGTTCAGTTGACAGCATTTGCTCAAGACGAAGAACCAGAGATGACAGAGGAAGAATGGCAGAAGCAAATGGATGAGAATACCGCATTGAAGACTGACCTAATGGGTAGACTCGATCAATTATCAAAAGATATTGATAACCTGAAAAAACAAAATACCGAAAAAGATGCAGCAGTCGTAAAAGCTGAAGAAGATTTATATGCATCAGTAGGTTCAACTAAATCAGGTGTCGCTGATTTCAGAAAGAAATTTGAAGCTGTCGAAAAAAAGATCAATGGAAAACAGGGTAATAAAGAAGATGCGGAAAAAATGTTTGCAGAAATCGAAGCATCAAAAATTAAATGTTTACCTGAGTTTTATGATAGATACAAAAAAATGAAGGCAGCTTTAGCAGCATGGGGTCCCGAAAAAGCAGCTGGTTACACAGTTGTAAAGGGCGATTGCCTCTATAAGATTGCTGGCAAGAAAGAAATCTACAACAACGTTAAAATGTGGCCTGTTCTTTGGGAAGCTAATGAAAAAGGCGTAGTCTCTGCACCTCCGAGAGTCCCGAAGACTATCAAGAATCCTCATTGGATTTATCCAGGTCAGGTTCTTTCTGTTCCGACTTTAACTGCAGATTTACAGAAAAAAGCCGAAGCAAAAGCAAAGAAATACAGATACACAAGAAAGAGAAAGAGCGTAACAACAACTACAACAGATACCAAGAAAGATGAAAAGAAAGACGTAAAGAAAGACGTAAAAAAAGAAGAACCTAAGAAAGAAGAAAAGAAGAAATAG
- the rsmB gene encoding 16S rRNA (cytosine(967)-C(5))-methyltransferase RsmB, translating to MMNDNNNSNNTSSTHSEDKKEEIQKENIPEESILASLDDEPLTNEEAIDVITPLENPDPNFPYYHNVDKRVFNNARALAVKIVVRCERSDAYLDKLIDFEIRHSDLNDLDKALLNELTHGVIRWLRRLDWFLNGFYRGQYEKCLSDVKNAMRVALYQILFLNKIPYSAAVNEAVEFIKKLRGDKHAGVVNGLLRTIIRTLDNLVWPTREIDEVNYLGIIQSHPNWMVRRWVKRFGFDEAEKLCEANNQRASLTLRVNKNKISTEEFEKYLESKNIPSKRGKYLDYFLKVRMMSKIYNDEYFQKGFFNIQDESAGMMSVLLSPKEDDLVLDVCAAPGGKSSHISELMSGRGRILSIDKYLTKVDMMKKNFERMDMKNVLAFHEDIMQPKTEMLREKIIGKVDKVLVDAPCTGFGVISKKPDIKWKRVTGDILKLQEIQLEILERASEYVKSGGVMVYSTCTTEPEENEVVIEKFLEKHTDFEVDNAHNYLNAEVVNEKGYVEVFPHKHSIDGAFGARIVRK from the coding sequence ATGATGAACGATAATAATAACAGTAATAATACTTCAAGCACTCATTCGGAAGATAAGAAAGAAGAGATTCAGAAAGAGAATATTCCGGAAGAATCAATACTGGCATCGCTTGATGACGAGCCATTAACAAATGAAGAAGCGATTGATGTAATAACTCCGCTTGAGAATCCAGATCCAAACTTTCCATATTATCATAATGTAGATAAAAGGGTATTCAATAATGCACGTGCTTTAGCAGTAAAGATTGTTGTAAGATGCGAACGGTCGGATGCATATCTTGACAAACTTATTGATTTTGAGATAAGACACAGCGATTTGAACGATCTTGACAAAGCCCTGCTGAACGAGCTAACACACGGAGTAATCCGCTGGTTAAGAAGGCTTGACTGGTTTCTGAACGGTTTTTACAGAGGGCAATATGAGAAATGCCTTTCCGACGTAAAGAATGCGATGAGGGTTGCATTATACCAAATACTCTTTTTAAACAAGATACCCTATTCAGCGGCAGTAAACGAGGCAGTTGAATTCATAAAGAAACTCCGCGGAGACAAGCATGCGGGTGTTGTTAACGGGCTTTTAAGGACCATTATACGTACGCTTGATAACCTTGTATGGCCAACGAGAGAAATCGACGAAGTTAACTATCTTGGGATAATTCAATCGCATCCAAACTGGATGGTGAGAAGATGGGTCAAGAGATTTGGTTTTGATGAGGCTGAAAAACTGTGCGAAGCAAACAATCAGAGAGCGTCATTAACATTAAGAGTTAACAAGAATAAAATTTCTACGGAGGAGTTTGAGAAATACCTTGAAAGCAAGAACATTCCGAGTAAAAGAGGAAAGTATCTTGATTACTTTTTAAAGGTAAGGATGATGTCGAAAATATATAATGACGAATACTTTCAAAAAGGCTTCTTCAACATACAGGATGAAAGTGCGGGAATGATGTCAGTGCTGCTAAGTCCGAAAGAAGACGATTTGGTATTAGATGTATGTGCAGCACCGGGCGGAAAAAGTTCGCACATTTCGGAATTGATGAGCGGACGCGGACGTATACTATCGATTGATAAATATCTGACAAAAGTTGATATGATGAAGAAGAATTTTGAGAGGATGGATATGAAAAACGTTTTAGCGTTTCATGAAGATATTATGCAGCCAAAGACAGAGATGCTGAGGGAAAAGATTATAGGAAAGGTTGACAAAGTATTAGTTGATGCACCATGTACGGGATTTGGTGTTATATCAAAGAAGCCAGACATTAAATGGAAAAGAGTAACCGGCGATATACTGAAGCTTCAAGAAATACAACTGGAAATTCTTGAAAGAGCTTCAGAATATGTAAAATCAGGCGGAGTGATGGTATACAGCACATGTACGACGGAGCCAGAGGAGAATGAGGTTGTTATAGAAAAATTTTTAGAGAAACACACCGACTTCGAAGTTGATAATGCACATAATTATTTAAACGCGGAAGTTGTTAATGAGAAAGGATACGTTGAAGTGTTTCCTCACAAACATTCGATTGACGGTGCATTCGGGGCGAGGATAGTCAGGAAATAG
- a CDS encoding OmpA family protein, translating into MKRLFQLFLALLFLGGVFSSVALAQDGDCCDEYDPAVQQEIDALNKQKAALLGSLSLINSDIEKLRKQSADLDKQLLAAEEEYNKWKDCKKFVMKENGVLEGIVFKTSSAEIMPESLPILNKALEYLKTHPTERYEIGGHCDTRGTAKYNQKLSENRAKSVKQWLVNNGIDAGRLTTVGYSFNKPLVPNTSPENMQKNRRIEYTKIPN; encoded by the coding sequence ATGAAACGTTTATTTCAACTGTTTTTAGCATTATTGTTTTTGGGGGGAGTCTTTTCTTCTGTTGCTCTGGCTCAGGATGGTGATTGTTGCGATGAATACGACCCGGCTGTCCAGCAGGAAATAGATGCACTCAATAAACAAAAAGCTGCTTTACTCGGCTCTCTTTCACTGATTAACAGTGATATTGAAAAGTTAAGAAAGCAGTCGGCAGATCTTGATAAGCAATTGCTTGCTGCTGAAGAAGAGTACAATAAATGGAAGGATTGTAAAAAATTTGTTATGAAAGAAAATGGCGTGCTTGAAGGTATAGTGTTTAAAACAAGTAGCGCAGAAATAATGCCTGAAAGTCTTCCTATCCTTAACAAAGCTCTGGAATACTTGAAAACCCATCCAACTGAAAGATATGAAATTGGTGGTCACTGCGACACAAGAGGTACAGCAAAGTATAATCAAAAACTTTCTGAAAATAGGGCAAAATCTGTTAAACAATGGTTAGTTAATAATGGAATTGATGCTGGCAGACTAACTACTGTTGGTTACAGTTTTAATAAACCTTTAGTACCTAATACATCTCCTGAAAATATGCAGAAGAATAGAAGAATTGAATACACAAAAATTCCAAATTAG
- a CDS encoding PhoH family protein, whose translation MTEKNILLNGFDLFAFCGVNDSNLNHLKKLFPDSYFVLRGDNLFLKSPSDSEIGFISRIIDELIILIKRQNSLSVEDIDLIFHLLNDNNNSNGSSKNGSVNRDIIFVNKNDIVKPKNSSQINYLNSVLNNEIVFAIGPAGTGKTYLAVAFAIVALNNKQVSKVVLARPAVEAGESLGFLPGDLSEKIDPYLKPLFDALEAMLPLDKLNMFLEKNIIEIVPLAYMRGRTLNDAFVILDEAQNATTMQMKMFLTRLGPNSKAIITGDITQIDLPRRDQSGLIQVEKILKGIDGVDFVYFEKSDVVRHRLVKEIINAYEKFVGNGSDVNK comes from the coding sequence ATTACGGAAAAGAATATTTTACTTAATGGATTTGATTTATTCGCTTTTTGCGGTGTAAATGATTCTAATCTCAATCATCTCAAAAAATTATTTCCTGATTCATACTTTGTCCTTCGTGGAGATAACTTATTTTTAAAATCTCCTTCCGATAGTGAAATCGGTTTTATTTCAAGAATTATTGATGAACTTATCATTCTTATAAAAAGACAAAATAGCTTATCCGTTGAAGATATTGACTTAATATTTCATTTGCTCAATGATAATAACAACTCAAACGGATCTTCTAAGAATGGTTCTGTTAATAGAGATATTATCTTTGTAAATAAGAATGATATCGTTAAACCGAAGAATTCATCTCAAATTAATTACTTGAATTCTGTTCTAAACAACGAAATTGTATTTGCTATCGGTCCCGCAGGTACAGGAAAAACATACCTTGCTGTTGCTTTTGCAATAGTCGCGCTTAATAACAAACAGGTTAGTAAAGTGGTTCTGGCAAGACCGGCCGTGGAAGCAGGGGAAAGCCTTGGATTTCTCCCCGGTGATTTATCTGAAAAAATTGACCCGTACCTGAAACCTTTGTTTGATGCCCTTGAAGCTATGCTGCCATTAGATAAACTTAATATGTTCCTTGAAAAGAATATAATTGAGATTGTTCCTCTTGCTTATATGCGTGGTAGAACCCTCAATGATGCTTTTGTAATTCTTGATGAAGCTCAAAATGCTACAACTATGCAAATGAAAATGTTTCTTACTAGACTCGGTCCAAATTCTAAAGCTATTATCACTGGTGATATAACTCAAATAGACCTTCCCAGAAGAGATCAATCGGGTCTTATTCAAGTTGAAAAAATTTTGAAAGGTATTGACGGTGTTGATTTTGTCTATTTTGAAAAATCTGATGTTGTTCGGCATAGACTTGTAAAAGAAATTATAAATGCCTACGAAAAGTTTGTAGGGAATGGTTCTGATGTAAATAAATAG
- a CDS encoding helicase C-terminal domain-containing protein, with amino-acid sequence MRFNKKIDIKSEVFEFFKEDGILRNHFPEYEYRDSQLKMALSIADTLENKRHIFVEAPTGIGKSLAYLVPAIYYAKKYGKKALISTNTINLQEQLISKDIPLLKKVFKFEFEATILKGKSNYVCPNRLQKAYESSNALFESNQIQTLEKIQSWAQHTKDGTLSDISFEIDKEVWQSVCAEVHICNNKTCGDIEHTSCFYQKAKHRVLKADVVILNHYLYFTLFGISPAEQSKGYLYVNDFVIFDEGHTMEETASEMLVPRVSRDMLRFHLLRLYNDKKRRGFLTKFPALHMLPIVQNLLDINQTFFYELRRKIFRREFDKFDKLAKRVREEGIIKNYLENELKKLIIHLKDLKKFAKEDLIVNEISDYIIKFAGINEIINDFIFLKNKEYVYWVELSSHKTESNITLCASPLNISEYLRKYLFKENNSAIITSATLTIDNSFDYYKSRLGAETADDIKLPTQFDFYRQVKIIIPNDRNLIPQQGSNQRYIDALTKWIEKLTDMTKGKALVLFTNSMLMKTVGSNLRDNFETKGIELFIQGDGLSRNILIEKFRSDIDSVLFGLDSFWLGVDVPGESLSNLIITKLPFTVPDHPLIQARMEYIDAKGGNSFMEYSLPEAILKFKQGAGRLIRNKTDEGIIAILDNRILSKTYGKYFYNALEECPVEIIT; translated from the coding sequence ATGAGGTTTAATAAAAAAATTGACATAAAGTCGGAAGTATTTGAATTTTTTAAAGAAGATGGTATATTGAGGAATCATTTTCCTGAGTACGAATACAGAGACTCGCAATTGAAAATGGCATTAAGCATTGCAGATACACTTGAGAACAAAAGGCATATATTTGTGGAAGCGCCGACCGGCATAGGCAAGAGTCTTGCGTATTTAGTACCAGCAATTTATTATGCTAAGAAGTACGGGAAAAAGGCTCTCATATCAACTAATACGATTAACTTACAGGAACAGCTTATCAGTAAAGACATACCATTGTTAAAGAAAGTATTCAAGTTTGAATTTGAGGCAACGATATTAAAAGGAAAATCAAATTATGTATGTCCTAACAGACTTCAGAAAGCATACGAAAGTTCTAATGCTTTATTTGAGAGTAATCAGATACAAACACTTGAAAAGATTCAGAGTTGGGCACAACATACAAAGGATGGTACTTTATCCGATATAAGTTTTGAAATAGATAAAGAGGTTTGGCAGAGCGTTTGTGCGGAAGTACATATTTGCAATAATAAGACATGCGGAGATATTGAACATACATCATGTTTCTATCAGAAAGCGAAGCATCGAGTATTAAAAGCAGATGTAGTAATTCTTAACCATTATTTATACTTCACACTTTTTGGCATATCACCTGCAGAGCAATCAAAAGGTTATTTATATGTAAATGATTTTGTAATATTCGATGAGGGTCATACGATGGAGGAAACAGCCTCAGAGATGCTTGTACCAAGGGTTTCGAGGGATATGCTGCGATTCCATCTGTTACGACTTTACAATGACAAGAAACGCAGGGGATTTTTAACAAAATTTCCTGCATTACATATGCTTCCTATTGTGCAAAACCTTTTAGATATAAATCAAACATTTTTTTACGAGTTGAGAAGGAAAATATTCAGAAGAGAGTTCGATAAATTTGATAAACTTGCAAAGAGAGTACGGGAAGAAGGGATAATAAAGAATTATCTGGAAAATGAGCTGAAGAAACTTATTATACATTTAAAGGATTTAAAGAAATTTGCCAAAGAAGATCTGATTGTAAATGAGATTTCAGATTATATTATTAAATTTGCAGGGATTAATGAGATTATAAATGATTTTATATTTTTAAAGAACAAGGAATATGTTTACTGGGTAGAACTTTCTTCTCACAAGACGGAATCAAATATTACACTATGTGCTTCACCTTTGAATATATCAGAATATTTAAGGAAATATTTGTTTAAAGAAAATAATTCGGCAATAATTACAAGTGCAACTTTAACGATTGATAACAGTTTTGATTACTATAAGAGCCGTTTAGGTGCGGAGACGGCTGATGACATAAAACTGCCGACACAGTTTGATTTTTACAGACAAGTTAAAATAATAATACCGAACGACAGAAATTTAATACCTCAACAGGGATCGAATCAACGGTACATTGATGCGTTAACAAAATGGATAGAGAAACTTACTGATATGACGAAGGGTAAAGCCCTTGTACTCTTCACAAACAGTATGCTTATGAAGACAGTGGGGAGCAATCTTAGGGATAATTTTGAAACAAAGGGAATCGAATTGTTTATACAGGGGGATGGGCTATCTAGAAATATTTTAATTGAGAAATTCAGGAGCGATATAGATTCGGTTTTATTCGGGCTTGACAGTTTCTGGTTAGGTGTAGACGTACCGGGAGAGTCTTTGAGCAATTTAATTATCACAAAACTACCCTTCACTGTACCGGACCATCCTTTAATTCAGGCAAGGATGGAATACATAGATGCAAAAGGCGGAAACAGTTTCATGGAATACTCGTTACCAGAGGCGATACTTAAATTCAAGCAAGGTGCGGGGAGGCTAATACGCAACAAGACTGATGAGGGAATAATTGCAATACTTGATAACAGAATACTTTCGAAAACATACGGCAAATATTTTTATAATGCGCTTGAAGAATGTCCCGTTGAGATTATTACATAG